One part of the Pseudopipra pipra isolate bDixPip1 chromosome 3, bDixPip1.hap1, whole genome shotgun sequence genome encodes these proteins:
- the MARCKS gene encoding myristoylated alanine-rich C-kinase substrate, which produces MGAQFSKTAAKGEASAEKPGEAVAASPSKANGQENGHLKVNGDASPAAAEAGKEEVQANGSAPAEETGKEEAASSEPASEKEAGEAESTEPASPAEGESSPKTEEGATPSSSSETPKKKKKRFSFKKSFKLSGFSFKKNKKEAGEGGEGEGAAAAAEGGKEEAAAPEAAGSEEGKAAAEEPCAAGSAEPAKEEAGDSQEAKSDEVAPEKAAGEEAPAAAEEQQQQPQQPQQAAEGKAKAAEEAAGAGAATSEAGSGEQEAAPAEEPARQEPPAESSPEGPAAESAE; this is translated from the exons ATGGGTGCCCAGTTCTCCAAGACCGCTGCAAAGGGCGAAGCCTCCGCCGAGAAACCTGGGGAAGCAGTGGCTGCATCTCCATCCAAGGCGAATGGACag GAGAACGGCCACTTGAAGGTGAACGGCGACGCCTCCCCCGCAGCGGCGGAGGCGGGCAAGGAGGAGGTGCAGGCGAACGGCAGCGCGCCCGCCGAGGAGACGGGCAAGGAGGAGGCGGCCTCGTCGGAGCCCGCCTCCGAGAAGGAGGCGGGAGAGGCGGAGAGCACCGAGCCGGCCTCTCCGGCGGAGGGCGAGTCCTCCCCCAAGACTGAGGAGGGCGCGACCCCCTCGTCCAGCAGCGAGACcccgaaaaaaaaaaagaagcgcTTTTCCTTCAAGAAGTCCTTTAAGCTCAGCGgcttctccttcaagaagaacaagaagGAGGCCGGCGAGGGGGGCGAGGGCGagggcgccgccgccgccgcggaaGGCGGgaaggaggaggcggcggcccCCGAGGCGGCGGGCAGCGAGGAGGGCAAGGCGGCCGCCGAGGAGCCGTGCGCGGCCGGCAGCGCCGAGCCGGCGAAGGAGGAGGCGGGGGACTCGCAGGAGGCCAAATCGGACGAGGTCGCCCCCGAGAAGGCGGCGGGAGAAGaggccccggcggcggcggaggagcagcagcagcagccgcagcAGCCGCAGCAGGCAGCGGAGGGGAAGGCGAAGGCGGCGGAGGAGGCGGCGGGCGCCGGCGCCGCCACGAGCGAGGCGGGCAGCGGCGAGCAGGAGGCGGCCCCCGCGGAGGAGCCGGCGCGGCAGGAGCCCCCCGCCGAGAGCAGTCCCGAGGGACCCGCCGCCGAGTCGGCGGAGTAG